In the genome of Paenibacillus pabuli, one region contains:
- the uxuA gene encoding mannonate dehydratase → MRMVFRWFGEGNDTVTLDHIRQIPGVEGIVWALHDVPAGEEWPMDKILAVKAAADKAGLHLDVVESVNIHEDIKLGLPTRDQYIENYKKTMEKLAQVGVKVICYNFMPIFDWLRTDMHKEMEDGSTALFYEHNKLADIEPLELVRRITENSALTMPGWEPERLQYLTGLFEAYEDVTEDHMWEHARYFLQEIIPTAERLGIRMAIHPDDPPWPIFGLPKIITSQDNIRRYLNLYDSPYNSVTLCSGSLGANPNNDIIGMIHEFKDRIPFAHIRNVKIYDNGDFIETSHRSQDGNVDIAGVVEAYHDIGFEGYARPDHGRHLWGEQCRPGYGLYDRALGIMYLWGVWDSLQRRSKA, encoded by the coding sequence ATGAGAATGGTTTTTCGCTGGTTTGGAGAAGGCAACGATACCGTAACCCTTGACCACATCCGGCAGATTCCCGGTGTCGAAGGTATTGTATGGGCACTGCACGATGTTCCGGCAGGTGAGGAATGGCCCATGGACAAAATTCTGGCAGTCAAAGCCGCTGCAGATAAGGCCGGGTTACATCTGGATGTCGTTGAGAGTGTTAATATTCATGAAGACATCAAACTCGGTCTGCCTACACGTGACCAGTATATTGAAAACTACAAAAAAACGATGGAAAAACTCGCCCAGGTAGGCGTTAAAGTCATCTGTTACAATTTCATGCCGATCTTCGATTGGCTGCGTACTGACATGCATAAGGAGATGGAAGATGGCTCTACCGCCCTCTTCTACGAGCACAACAAACTCGCCGATATTGAGCCTCTTGAACTGGTACGCCGGATCACCGAGAATTCAGCTTTAACCATGCCTGGATGGGAACCGGAACGATTGCAGTATTTAACAGGTCTATTCGAAGCATATGAGGATGTAACAGAGGACCATATGTGGGAACATGCCCGTTATTTTTTGCAGGAGATTATTCCTACGGCTGAACGATTAGGTATTCGAATGGCTATTCATCCGGATGATCCGCCATGGCCAATCTTTGGTTTGCCAAAGATTATTACCAGCCAAGACAACATTCGCAGATACCTGAACCTTTATGATAGTCCTTACAATAGTGTAACGTTGTGCAGCGGCTCTCTTGGAGCCAATCCGAACAATGATATAATCGGCATGATTCACGAGTTCAAGGACCGAATTCCTTTTGCCCATATCCGTAATGTCAAAATCTACGATAATGGTGACTTTATCGAGACTTCCCACCGCAGTCAGGATGGAAATGTCGATATTGCCGGTGTTGTGGAAGCCTATCACGATATTGGATTTGAAGGTTATGCACGACCGGACCATGGACGTCATCTCTGGGGAGAGCAATGCAGACCAGGATATGGACTCTATGATCGGGCTCTGGGAATTATGTATCTGTGGGGCGTCTGGGACTCTCTTCAAAGGAGGTCAAAAGCATGA
- a CDS encoding AraC family transcriptional regulator, with amino-acid sequence MSSTYLPPALGESVHEVFYPDVQTTVNLFAIHLRSVGADWDYPAHEHPQYELNYVTEGEQCMTINGKLYVQKAGELLLIPPGSIHSSLSPNDKGFTYFCMHFDIDDQLFLSLLARIKQVLFDADSPVTRQIEPVLRKLMSSADDRAASTMVQRMQLQSAVFELFGHLWEAVSQEAAQLFTDGYEKIELAHQIRNRLQGLVSQQFKQGRESDSHYGIDDIAAELGISSSHCNRVFRQVYGQSPRVYLSDMVLHEAKVLLGNPKLSVQNIAAMLGYKDIAHFSRQFKRWSGISPSRYRQEQPAPE; translated from the coding sequence ATGTCATCCACCTATTTGCCTCCCGCTCTGGGAGAGAGTGTGCATGAGGTGTTTTACCCGGATGTACAAACAACGGTGAATTTGTTCGCCATTCATTTGCGAAGTGTCGGTGCGGATTGGGACTATCCAGCCCATGAACATCCGCAATATGAGCTGAACTATGTAACGGAAGGCGAACAATGCATGACCATAAACGGTAAGTTGTATGTACAAAAGGCTGGTGAATTGCTCCTGATTCCTCCAGGAAGCATTCATTCCAGCCTGAGCCCTAATGACAAGGGGTTTACTTATTTTTGCATGCATTTTGACATTGATGATCAGTTATTTCTCTCCTTGCTTGCCCGAATCAAGCAGGTATTGTTCGATGCAGATAGTCCGGTTACACGCCAGATCGAGCCTGTACTTCGAAAACTAATGTCTTCTGCAGACGATCGGGCGGCAAGTACAATGGTACAACGTATGCAGCTGCAGTCGGCAGTGTTTGAATTATTCGGTCATTTGTGGGAGGCCGTCTCTCAGGAAGCGGCTCAACTGTTCACGGACGGATATGAGAAAATTGAACTGGCTCACCAAATTCGCAATCGGCTGCAAGGACTGGTGAGTCAGCAGTTCAAGCAAGGACGTGAGTCTGACAGCCATTATGGCATTGATGATATTGCAGCAGAACTGGGCATCAGTTCCTCCCATTGTAACCGTGTATTTCGGCAGGTGTATGGCCAGTCCCCGCGTGTATATTTATCCGATATGGTTCTGCATGAAGCCAAAGTGCTGCTGGGTAACCCGAAGCTGTCAGTGCAGAACATCGCTGCCATGTTAGGTTACAAGGATATTGCCCATTTCAGTCGTCAATTCAAGCGCTGGTCCGGTATTTCCCCATCACGTTACAGACAGGAACAGCCTGCTCCCGAATGA
- a CDS encoding aldehyde dehydrogenase, with amino-acid sequence MSTIQELRENEVEEILQLQRQFFRSGVTRSVESRIAHLSQLKQAIQKYESRLTEALYQDLGKSEFESYTTEIGFMLDSISHTIRQVKKWVKPVKVKTQFALIGSKSYIVPEPYGAVLIIGPFNYPFQLLIEPLVGALAAGNTAVLKASENTPAVSAVIREMISSVFESAYVHVVEGAKDTTTALINAPFDYIFFTGSVPVGKIVMEAAAKNLVPVTLELGGKSPVIVDKHADLKVAAQRIVWGKLLNTGQTCIAPDYLLVHEQVKDSLITEMKAAVESFFGTDIQHNRDYGRIVNKAHFKRLTTLIERDQAHIIHGGQSDEEDRFIEPTFIDAESWEAATMEDEIFGPILPIISYSHIDEAIADIVKRPKPLALYLFTSDTQLQDKVMREVSFGGGCINDTITHVANPRLPFGGVGHSGLGSYHGRYSLETFSHMKSVLKKSTRLNLSILYPPYDNKLKTIKRLLK; translated from the coding sequence ATGAGTACCATACAAGAATTAAGGGAAAATGAGGTCGAAGAAATTTTACAACTGCAACGGCAATTTTTTCGCTCAGGGGTTACTCGTTCGGTTGAGTCACGCATTGCACATTTAAGCCAGTTGAAACAGGCGATTCAGAAGTATGAGTCCCGTCTTACCGAGGCGCTCTATCAGGATTTGGGAAAGAGTGAGTTCGAATCATATACGACAGAGATCGGATTTATGCTGGATAGTATCTCCCATACGATTCGACAAGTGAAGAAATGGGTCAAACCGGTCAAAGTGAAAACCCAATTCGCTCTGATCGGTTCCAAAAGTTATATCGTTCCTGAACCCTATGGCGCGGTATTGATTATTGGACCTTTTAACTATCCATTCCAGCTGTTAATTGAACCTCTGGTTGGAGCATTGGCAGCAGGCAATACGGCAGTCCTCAAAGCGTCAGAGAACACACCAGCCGTCTCAGCTGTTATTCGCGAGATGATTAGCTCGGTATTCGAATCAGCATACGTTCACGTGGTCGAAGGAGCCAAAGACACAACCACGGCGCTCATTAACGCGCCATTCGATTATATTTTTTTTACAGGAAGTGTGCCAGTGGGCAAAATCGTCATGGAGGCCGCTGCCAAAAATCTTGTTCCGGTTACCCTCGAGCTTGGCGGTAAAAGTCCGGTTATCGTGGATAAGCACGCAGATCTAAAGGTGGCTGCACAGCGCATTGTATGGGGGAAATTGCTCAATACGGGTCAGACCTGCATCGCCCCGGATTATCTGCTTGTGCATGAACAGGTGAAAGATTCGTTAATCACCGAAATGAAAGCAGCAGTGGAATCGTTCTTTGGGACAGATATCCAGCACAATCGAGACTATGGGCGAATCGTCAACAAGGCCCATTTCAAACGTCTCACGACCCTTATTGAACGTGATCAGGCTCATATTATCCACGGTGGTCAATCCGATGAGGAAGATCGCTTTATTGAACCGACATTTATTGATGCTGAATCCTGGGAAGCCGCAACGATGGAGGACGAAATTTTTGGTCCAATTCTGCCAATTATCAGTTATTCTCATATTGATGAGGCGATTGCAGACATTGTGAAGCGGCCAAAACCACTGGCACTCTATCTCTTTACATCAGATACACAATTACAAGATAAAGTGATGCGAGAGGTTTCTTTTGGGGGCGGCTGCATTAACGATACGATCACCCATGTGGCCAACCCACGTCTGCCGTTTGGAGGGGTAGGACATTCAGGTCTTGGCTCTTATCACGGGCGTTACAGCCTGGAGACTTTCTCTCATATGAAAAGTGTGCTCAAAAAGAGCACCCGATTGAATTTGTCGATTTTATATCCGCCGTATGATAACAAACTGAAGACGATTAAACGCCTTTTAAAATGA
- a CDS encoding GntR family transcriptional regulator — MEYPPRSSSKADLLSSLISPSSLKKQAFSSRDAVYTTLKQLILSLKLPPGTAISEKEISLEFNVSRTPVRESFVRLAQEGLLEVYPQRGTYVSLIQVDLVEEARFMREQLERAVIRLACVQFPDEHMKILEQNLAQQQECILEPDDERMFGLDEEFHSTLFAGCNKSNTWSVIQHMNVHLNRSRMLRLSSDHQWDHLLEQHQSMVQAIQQHDAQTAEHIMQEHLHLTVTDLAILRDTYPSYFQ, encoded by the coding sequence ATGGAATATCCCCCGAGGTCTTCATCCAAAGCCGATTTATTATCGTCCTTAATAAGCCCGTCTTCTCTGAAAAAGCAGGCATTCTCTTCACGTGATGCGGTCTATACAACGTTGAAGCAGTTAATTCTTAGTTTAAAGCTGCCTCCCGGTACCGCCATCTCGGAGAAGGAGATTTCGCTTGAGTTCAATGTGAGTCGGACCCCTGTTCGAGAAAGTTTTGTCCGATTAGCACAGGAAGGTCTGCTCGAAGTATATCCGCAACGGGGTACCTATGTATCCTTGATTCAGGTTGATCTCGTGGAAGAAGCCCGATTCATGCGTGAACAGCTTGAGCGTGCCGTTATCCGGCTTGCCTGTGTTCAATTTCCGGATGAACATATGAAGATATTGGAGCAGAATCTTGCACAGCAGCAGGAATGCATACTTGAACCGGATGATGAGCGTATGTTCGGATTGGATGAGGAATTCCATAGTACTCTCTTTGCAGGCTGCAACAAAAGTAACACCTGGTCCGTGATCCAGCATATGAACGTGCATCTGAACCGGAGCCGAATGCTCCGCCTGTCCTCTGATCATCAATGGGATCATTTGCTAGAGCAGCATCAATCCATGGTTCAGGCGATACAACAGCACGACGCCCAAACGGCGGAGCACATCATGCAGGAACATCTGCATTTGACCGTCACGGATCTGGCTATCCTGCGGGATACATACCCTTCCTATTTTCAATGA
- a CDS encoding type B 50S ribosomal protein L31, producing MPKADIHPKTQTVIFFDASADYKFLSSSTKFSNETMEWEDGNTYPVIRVDTSSASHPFFTGKQRNVDIGGRVDKFNRKYNIK from the coding sequence ATGCCAAAAGCTGACATCCATCCAAAGACACAAACTGTAATTTTCTTCGATGCAAGTGCAGATTACAAATTCTTGAGTTCTTCAACTAAATTCTCGAACGAAACAATGGAATGGGAAGATGGTAACACTTACCCAGTAATCCGTGTGGACACTAGCTCTGCATCCCACCCATTCTTCACAGGTAAACAAAGAAACGTGGACATCGGTGGTCGTGTTGATAAATTTAACCGTAAATACAACATCAAATAG
- a CDS encoding ArsR/SmtB family transcription factor, with the protein MGQKAISIFQTCIPLFQVLSDNHRQAILLALSEKGSMTVNEITEQFNLSRPAISHHLKLLLEKGLISVEQKGTQRFYSASLKSSVELLKELVGALEEECL; encoded by the coding sequence ATGGGACAAAAAGCGATATCTATTTTTCAAACCTGCATTCCCTTATTTCAGGTACTTAGCGACAATCATCGCCAAGCGATTTTACTCGCTCTTAGTGAGAAGGGCAGCATGACTGTGAATGAAATTACAGAACAGTTCAACCTATCTCGGCCTGCCATATCTCATCATCTCAAGCTATTGCTTGAGAAAGGGCTCATCTCCGTGGAACAGAAGGGCACACAACGATTTTATTCTGCTTCATTAAAGTCTTCAGTGGAACTATTGAAGGAACTGGTTGGAGCGCTGGAAGAAGAGTGTTTATAA
- a CDS encoding HPr family phosphocarrier protein, with product MIHSDFHRDDLMSVSSQASRFASDISLSFTDANHEHRVDVKSLLGMALLPIRHGSVVRLQTRGRDELEALEYMLNVLEKGRA from the coding sequence ATGATTCACTCTGATTTCCACCGGGATGATCTGATGTCTGTATCTTCTCAAGCATCGCGTTTTGCATCGGATATTTCATTATCATTTACGGATGCAAATCATGAACATCGTGTAGATGTCAAAAGCCTGCTCGGCATGGCACTTCTCCCCATTCGACATGGCAGCGTGGTGAGATTGCAGACACGGGGAAGAGATGAACTTGAGGCGTTGGAATACATGCTTAACGTATTGGAGAAAGGCAGGGCTTGA
- a CDS encoding NAD(P)-dependent alcohol dehydrogenase, translating to MGHHQLPETMRAAVMTEPGHIIIEEQAVPQPAEDEVLIQVMAVGVCGSDVHYFEHGRIGRFVVEKPIILGHECAGIVAAVGSKVSRLKEGDRVAIEPGVTCGRCTACKEGRYNLCPDVQFLATPPVDGAFVQYMTIREDMVFPIPDHLSFEEAAMNEPFSVGIHAARRSKLAPGTTLAIMGMGPVGLMAVAAAKSFGVERIIVTDLEEVRLEAARRMGATHTINVRNEDAQAVIREITNGVGVDTAWETAGNPKALQSALYSLRRGGKLAIVGLPAQDEIPLNVPFIADNEVDIYGIFRYANTYPAGIEFLSSGQHDVMSLITDRYSLEETQQAMERALHNKSGSLKVMVYPNGI from the coding sequence ATGGGACATCATCAATTACCTGAGACCATGAGGGCTGCTGTTATGACTGAGCCTGGGCACATCATCATTGAGGAACAGGCTGTACCACAGCCAGCTGAAGATGAGGTACTTATTCAGGTCATGGCGGTTGGCGTCTGCGGATCGGATGTGCATTATTTTGAACACGGCAGAATTGGCCGTTTTGTGGTGGAGAAACCGATTATACTTGGACATGAATGTGCAGGTATTGTAGCGGCTGTTGGCTCGAAAGTATCGCGGTTAAAAGAAGGAGATCGGGTAGCCATTGAGCCTGGGGTAACCTGCGGTCGATGCACGGCATGTAAAGAAGGCCGCTATAATCTGTGTCCCGATGTACAATTTCTGGCGACGCCACCGGTAGATGGAGCATTTGTACAGTACATGACCATCCGTGAGGATATGGTTTTCCCCATCCCGGATCATCTGTCTTTTGAAGAGGCAGCAATGAACGAACCTTTCTCGGTTGGGATTCATGCTGCGAGACGCAGTAAACTGGCTCCGGGAACGACACTTGCCATTATGGGCATGGGACCTGTGGGATTGATGGCTGTTGCCGCTGCCAAATCGTTTGGTGTAGAACGCATCATCGTCACAGATCTGGAGGAAGTACGGTTGGAAGCTGCTCGTCGTATGGGGGCCACCCATACCATTAATGTACGAAATGAAGATGCGCAAGCAGTGATCCGTGAGATAACGAACGGCGTCGGTGTAGATACGGCATGGGAGACTGCGGGTAATCCGAAGGCGCTTCAATCTGCTTTATATTCGCTCCGCCGTGGAGGCAAGCTTGCCATTGTTGGACTACCTGCACAGGACGAGATTCCCCTGAATGTTCCTTTCATTGCGGACAATGAGGTGGATATATACGGAATCTTCCGTTATGCCAACACGTATCCGGCGGGAATTGAATTCCTGAGCTCAGGCCAGCATGATGTGATGTCCCTGATTACTGACCGTTATTCACTTGAGGAGACCCAACAGGCAATGGAACGGGCATTACACAACAAGAGCGGCAGTCTCAAAGTAATGGTATACCCAAACGGGATATGA
- a CDS encoding Dabb family protein: MSSITHMVTFTLYAGKDTPEAEAFLKESSNTLAVIPGVEQFQVLRQVSEKNEFDYSFSMVFANQAAYDAYNDHPVHRQYVAERWEKEVSRFQEIDLIQHESN; this comes from the coding sequence ATGAGCAGCATTACACACATGGTAACGTTTACACTTTACGCGGGTAAAGATACACCTGAAGCAGAGGCTTTTCTGAAGGAAAGTTCGAATACATTGGCAGTTATTCCTGGTGTAGAGCAATTTCAGGTTCTGAGACAGGTGAGTGAGAAAAATGAATTTGACTACAGCTTCTCCATGGTTTTCGCCAATCAGGCAGCGTACGATGCATACAATGATCATCCGGTTCACCGTCAATATGTAGCAGAACGTTGGGAAAAGGAAGTTAGTCGCTTTCAGGAGATTGATCTCATTCAACACGAAAGTAACTGA
- a CDS encoding glycoside hydrolase family 52 protein yields the protein MSTSKSIFYNAHHSPIGAFASFTLGYKGAKGGLGLELGKPADQNVYIGLQSRDSENYEALPFFEAVEDASVRYDVEKVENSDSDQASLSSEENGASTPAGVGTQTSRPLISAFRDEEITREFTSGTDSWMAGDLTFRIYSPVRPVPEPLSGDREALMDALVPAVLVEMTIDNTQGRQTRKAYFGYQGNDPYSAMRIIGGPEGGALTGVGQGRLTAILSADEGLWPARGFTLEKILQEKHRENLAFGLGETAALLMDVPAGEKRTYQFAVCFYRGGIVTSGMDTSYWYTRYFADILDAGKYALDRFSELTASCKEVEQRLGAAALSEDQSFMLAHSIHSYYASTQLLDADGEPFWIVNEGEYRMMNTLDLTADQLYFELALNPWTVRNELEWFVKRYSYTDQVRFPGEEKEYPGGITFTHDIGVANVFSRPGHSAYELVGIDDCFSQMSHEELVNWLCCATVYIEQTQDREFVKEMLPVIRDCFESMLNRDHPDEQQRNGLMGLDSSRTKGGAEITTYDSLDVSLGQSRNNIYLAGKCWAVYVALEKLFAGEKLAELSHHAGRQADRCAASIAAQLTDSGYIPAVIAENNDSRIIPAIEGLVFPYFTGCEDALDVNGRFGPYLQALRTHLKTVLVPGTCLFEDGGWKLSSTSNNSWLSKIYLSQFIARELLGVDWEETGKASDAAHVNWLLHPEESYWCWSDQILAGVAVGSKYYPRGVTSILWLLEGKGNRLEQIYASKEAVQ from the coding sequence ATGAGCACGTCTAAATCCATCTTTTATAACGCCCATCACTCACCGATCGGGGCTTTTGCCAGTTTTACACTAGGTTACAAGGGAGCCAAAGGCGGATTAGGTCTGGAGCTGGGCAAGCCAGCAGATCAGAATGTATATATCGGTTTACAATCTCGTGACAGTGAGAATTACGAGGCCTTGCCATTTTTTGAAGCCGTTGAAGATGCAAGCGTTCGGTACGATGTAGAGAAAGTGGAGAATTCGGATTCCGACCAAGCATCCTTGAGCTCAGAGGAAAATGGGGCTAGCACGCCAGCCGGAGTTGGAACGCAAACGTCGCGTCCCTTGATTTCAGCATTTCGTGATGAAGAAATTACACGTGAGTTCACTTCAGGAACAGATTCGTGGATGGCAGGTGATCTGACTTTCCGTATATACTCACCTGTGCGTCCTGTACCTGAACCGCTGAGTGGCGATCGTGAAGCATTAATGGATGCGCTTGTGCCTGCGGTGCTGGTGGAGATGACGATTGATAACACGCAAGGACGGCAGACGCGTAAAGCATATTTTGGATACCAAGGCAATGATCCTTACTCAGCGATGCGTATCATCGGAGGACCTGAGGGTGGGGCATTAACCGGAGTTGGACAAGGTCGCCTAACCGCTATTTTATCTGCGGATGAGGGACTATGGCCTGCACGTGGATTTACACTGGAGAAGATATTACAGGAGAAGCATCGTGAGAATCTGGCCTTTGGATTGGGCGAGACAGCTGCGTTGTTGATGGACGTTCCCGCCGGAGAGAAGCGTACGTACCAATTTGCCGTTTGTTTTTATCGCGGCGGGATTGTTACTTCGGGGATGGATACGAGCTATTGGTATACCCGTTATTTTGCAGATATCCTGGATGCCGGGAAATATGCACTTGATCGTTTTAGTGAGTTGACTGCTTCCTGTAAGGAAGTTGAGCAACGTCTTGGTGCAGCTGCTTTGAGTGAAGATCAGTCCTTTATGCTTGCCCATTCCATTCACAGCTACTATGCAAGTACACAACTGCTCGATGCGGACGGCGAGCCGTTCTGGATCGTAAATGAAGGCGAATACCGGATGATGAACACACTCGATCTGACCGCAGATCAGTTGTATTTTGAACTTGCCTTGAATCCTTGGACGGTGCGTAACGAGCTGGAATGGTTTGTGAAACGCTACAGTTATACAGATCAAGTGCGCTTCCCGGGCGAAGAGAAGGAATATCCGGGCGGCATTACGTTCACACATGATATCGGCGTAGCCAATGTATTTTCGCGTCCGGGACACTCCGCATATGAACTCGTGGGCATTGATGACTGCTTTTCCCAAATGAGTCATGAGGAACTCGTGAACTGGCTTTGCTGTGCGACTGTATATATTGAACAGACACAGGATCGGGAATTCGTTAAAGAGATGCTGCCCGTTATTCGTGATTGCTTCGAAAGCATGTTGAACCGGGATCATCCAGATGAACAACAACGCAACGGCCTGATGGGGCTGGATAGCAGTCGTACCAAGGGCGGAGCCGAAATTACCACCTATGACAGTCTGGATGTATCACTGGGTCAATCCCGCAATAATATCTATCTGGCAGGCAAATGCTGGGCTGTCTATGTTGCACTGGAGAAGCTGTTCGCTGGAGAGAAATTGGCTGAACTGTCTCATCATGCAGGGCGTCAGGCGGATCGTTGTGCAGCCAGTATAGCAGCCCAGTTGACCGACAGTGGCTACATTCCGGCAGTTATTGCCGAAAATAATGATTCTCGTATCATTCCAGCCATTGAAGGCTTGGTGTTCCCATACTTCACCGGCTGTGAAGACGCGTTGGATGTTAATGGCCGTTTTGGTCCCTACCTGCAAGCACTGCGCACCCATTTGAAAACCGTTCTTGTTCCTGGTACTTGTCTGTTTGAAGATGGAGGCTGGAAGCTGTCCTCTACGAGCAATAACTCATGGCTCAGCAAAATATATCTATCCCAGTTCATCGCACGAGAACTGTTGGGTGTGGATTGGGAGGAAACAGGCAAGGCTTCTGACGCTGCTCATGTAAACTGGCTGCTGCATCCCGAGGAATCCTACTGGTGCTGGAGTGACCAGATCCTGGCCGGTGTAGCGGTTGGAAGCAAGTATTATCCACGCGGTGTAACATCAATTCTATGGCTGCTCGAGGGCAAAGGTAATCGTCTGGAGCAGATCTATGCCAGCAAGGAGGCTGTACAATGA
- a CDS encoding alpha-glucuronidase family glycosyl hydrolase, with the protein MSNTTIQSNISGPQYDAWLGYLQSQSAVKGADKKTAPVWSRTVSVTEDQEIISTAAAELTQGLDKLFGIKPKVSQESASQANIADSAHQEAQGIWIGTWTGSEAVAQAFSDTERSSVQGEGYIIREDKEQGRLFIGSETPQGVLYGAFHLLRELVLEQENSNDVHPAAGRLSYISEQPANALRMINQWDNVDGSIERGYAGRSIFYDNGEFTRDLGRIRDYARLLASTGINAISINNVNVHQRESLFLTERYLGDVAKVAAEFRAYGIRLFLSANYASPIEIGGLLTADPLDEQVREWWNIQTAKVYAAIPDFGGYLIKADSENRPGPFTYNRDHADGANMLAEALRPFGGLVIWRCFVYNCKQDWRDRSTDRARAAYDHFKPLDGRFADNVILQIKNGPMDFQVREAVSPLFGAMENTNQVLEFQITQEYTGQQRHLCYLIPQWKEVLDFDTFAKGPGSEIKRIADGSLYNRPYSGFAAVSNIGADACWTGHPLAQANLYGYGRLAWNPELSSEEIAEEWVRLTFGHDEEVVRLISGMLLNSLDIYESYTAPLGVGWMVNPEHHYGPNVDGYEYSKWGTYHFADCDGIGVDRTVSSGTGYTSQYHPENAERYESVDSCPDELLLFFHHVPYTHVLHSGKTVIQHIYDTHFEGAEQAAALAQTWGQLEGKIDPTVFNKVAALQAEQTEHAKEWRDMINTYFYRKSGIADKQGRTIY; encoded by the coding sequence ATGAGCAATACAACCATTCAATCCAATATCTCCGGCCCGCAATATGATGCGTGGCTTGGATATCTTCAAAGTCAATCCGCAGTAAAAGGGGCCGATAAAAAGACAGCCCCTGTCTGGAGCCGTACCGTCTCGGTGACGGAAGATCAGGAAATCATATCAACAGCAGCAGCCGAACTGACTCAGGGATTGGATAAGCTGTTTGGCATCAAGCCAAAAGTTAGTCAGGAATCGGCTAGTCAAGCGAATATAGCAGATTCAGCCCACCAGGAGGCGCAAGGGATATGGATCGGTACCTGGACGGGGTCGGAAGCTGTAGCGCAGGCCTTCAGCGACACGGAACGCTCTTCCGTGCAAGGAGAAGGCTATATTATCCGCGAAGATAAGGAACAAGGCAGACTGTTTATTGGTTCTGAAACCCCTCAGGGTGTCTTATATGGAGCTTTTCATCTGTTGAGGGAGCTTGTTCTGGAGCAAGAAAACTCAAACGATGTACATCCTGCTGCGGGAAGATTAAGTTACATTTCCGAGCAGCCTGCTAATGCATTACGCATGATCAATCAGTGGGACAACGTGGACGGAAGCATCGAGCGTGGTTATGCTGGAAGATCGATTTTCTATGATAATGGAGAATTCACTCGTGATCTCGGGCGCATCCGTGATTATGCCCGTTTGCTTGCTTCCACAGGCATTAACGCTATTTCGATCAATAACGTTAACGTGCATCAGCGTGAGAGCCTGTTCCTGACGGAACGTTACCTCGGCGATGTTGCGAAGGTTGCTGCCGAATTCAGAGCGTACGGCATCCGATTATTTCTGAGCGCAAACTACGCAAGTCCGATAGAGATTGGTGGATTGCTTACGGCAGATCCGCTGGATGAACAGGTCCGGGAATGGTGGAACATCCAGACAGCCAAGGTATATGCGGCAATTCCTGATTTTGGCGGTTATCTAATCAAAGCGGATTCGGAAAATCGGCCAGGCCCCTTCACGTATAACCGGGATCATGCTGATGGGGCGAATATGCTTGCCGAAGCACTTCGTCCGTTTGGTGGACTGGTCATTTGGCGCTGTTTCGTCTATAACTGTAAGCAAGACTGGCGTGACCGCTCCACGGATCGTGCACGGGCGGCATACGACCACTTCAAGCCACTCGATGGCCGATTTGCGGATAACGTTATTTTGCAGATCAAGAATGGGCCGATGGACTTTCAGGTTCGCGAGGCCGTATCTCCGCTGTTCGGGGCAATGGAGAACACCAATCAGGTGCTGGAATTCCAGATTACGCAGGAGTATACGGGCCAGCAGCGACATCTGTGTTATCTGATCCCACAGTGGAAGGAAGTATTGGATTTTGATACGTTTGCCAAGGGGCCAGGTTCTGAAATCAAACGCATTGCTGACGGTTCTCTGTACAACAGGCCCTACAGCGGCTTTGCCGCAGTCTCCAATATCGGTGCAGATGCTTGCTGGACAGGACATCCGCTTGCTCAGGCGAATCTGTATGGATATGGAAGACTTGCCTGGAATCCGGAGCTGTCATCGGAAGAAATCGCTGAGGAGTGGGTTAGACTTACCTTTGGACATGACGAAGAGGTCGTTCGTCTAATCTCTGGCATGCTTTTGAATTCGTTGGATATCTATGAAAGTTATACAGCCCCCCTAGGTGTAGGCTGGATGGTTAATCCAGAGCATCATTATGGACCTAATGTGGATGGATATGAATATTCCAAGTGGGGCACGTACCATTTTGCCGATTGTGATGGCATTGGTGTGGATCGGACAGTGAGCAGTGGAACAGGATATACGTCGCAGTATCACCCAGAAAATGCCGAAAGATATGAATCCGTAGATTCCTGTCCGGACGAGCTGCTGTTATTTTTCCATCATGTCCCGTATACGCATGTTCTGCATTCGGGCAAAACAGTCATTCAGCATATTTATGATACACATTTTGAAGGTGCAGAGCAGGCAGCGGCGCTAGCTCAAACCTGGGGGCAGTTGGAAGGAAAAATTGATCCAACTGTGTTCAACAAGGTGGCTGCACTACAGGCAGAGCAGACGGAGCACGCCAAAGAATGGCGAGACATGATCAATACGTACTTTTATCGCAAAAGCGGTATTGCCGATAAACAAGGAAGAACGATATATTAA